From the Saccharobesus litoralis genome, one window contains:
- the petA gene encoding ubiquinol-cytochrome c reductase iron-sulfur subunit, with amino-acid sequence MSNAPVDNSRRRFLTVATSVVGGVGVAGAAVPFIASWNPSAKAKAAGAPVEVNISKIEPGQMLRVEWRGKPVWIVSRTPEMITQLEKHEGQLRDAGSEVEQQPSYAQNRHRSIKPEILVAVGICTHLGCSPQYIQDGFDAQVEGVPSGFFCPCHGSKFDMSGRVFQSVPAPTNLVIPPHYYIDDNTILIGEEQGAA; translated from the coding sequence ATGAGTAATGCGCCTGTCGATAACAGTCGTCGTCGCTTTCTAACCGTTGCCACATCAGTTGTTGGCGGGGTTGGAGTAGCAGGAGCAGCTGTTCCTTTTATTGCTTCTTGGAATCCCAGCGCCAAAGCAAAGGCTGCTGGAGCTCCAGTTGAAGTCAATATCAGTAAAATTGAACCTGGCCAAATGTTACGTGTTGAGTGGCGTGGTAAACCTGTGTGGATCGTGAGCCGTACACCAGAAATGATCACTCAACTAGAAAAACATGAAGGTCAATTACGTGATGCCGGTTCTGAAGTTGAGCAGCAGCCAAGCTATGCTCAAAATCGCCATCGTTCTATTAAACCTGAAATTTTAGTTGCTGTGGGTATTTGTACCCATCTAGGGTGTTCACCACAGTACATTCAGGATGGATTTGATGCGCAAGTTGAAGGTGTGCCTTCAGGCTTCTTCTGTCCTTGTCACGGTTCTAAGTTTGATATGTCTGGCCGCGTTTTCCAAAGTGTTCCAGCGCCAACAAACTTGGTTATCCCACCTCATTATTATATTGACGATAACACCATTCTTATTGGTGAAGAGCAGGGGGCTGCCTAA
- the rpsI gene encoding 30S ribosomal protein S9: protein MATTQYYGTGRRKSSTARVFIRPGSGNITVNKRSLDTFFGRETSRMVVRQPLELVDMTEKFDIYVTVTGGGMTGQAGAIRHGITRALIEFDESLRSSLRQAGYVTRDARVVERKKVGLKKARKRPQFSKR, encoded by the coding sequence ATGGCAACTACTCAATATTACGGTACTGGTCGTCGTAAAAGCTCTACTGCTCGCGTATTTATACGTCCAGGCAGTGGTAACATTACAGTTAACAAACGTTCATTAGATACTTTCTTTGGTCGTGAAACTTCTCGTATGGTTGTTCGTCAACCTTTAGAGTTAGTTGATATGACTGAAAAATTTGATATCTACGTAACTGTTACTGGTGGCGGTATGACTGGTCAAGCGGGTGCAATCCGTCATGGTATCACTCGTGCATTAATCGAATTTGACGAGTCTTTACGCTCATCTCTACGTCAAGCGGGTTATGTTACTCGTGATGCACGTGTTGTTGAACGTAAGAAAGTGGGTCTTAAGAAAGCGCGTAAGCGTCCACAATTCTCAAAACGTTAA
- the rplM gene encoding 50S ribosomal protein L13 produces MKTFTAKAESVQRDWYVVDAEGKTLGRIATEIARRLRGKHKPEYTPHVDTGDYIVVVNAEKVVVTGAKFTDKVYYAHSGFPGGLKSITFDKLQAKKPEMIIESAVKGMLPKGPLGRAMYRKLKVYAGAEHNHQAQQPQVLDI; encoded by the coding sequence ATGAAAACTTTTACTGCGAAAGCTGAATCTGTACAACGCGACTGGTATGTTGTTGATGCAGAAGGTAAAACATTAGGTCGCATTGCGACAGAGATCGCTCGTCGTTTACGCGGTAAGCATAAGCCTGAGTACACTCCTCACGTTGACACTGGTGATTACATCGTTGTTGTTAATGCCGAGAAAGTTGTGGTTACAGGTGCTAAGTTTACTGACAAAGTATACTACGCTCACTCTGGTTTCCCAGGTGGCTTAAAATCGATTACTTTTGATAAATTACAAGCTAAAAAGCCAGAAATGATCATCGAAAGTGCGGTTAAAGGCATGTTGCCTAAAGGCCCATTAGGTCGCGCTATGTATCGTAAACTTAAAGTTTACGCAGGCGCAGAGCATAATCATCAGGCTCAACAGCCTCAAGTATTAGACATCTAA
- the zapE gene encoding cell division protein ZapE — MSAKKTPLACYQADLQRADFHHDPAQENAINHLQRLYDDLVAQDQVSSSSFFSKLKAKFVKPPQQAVKGLYFWGGVGRGKTYLVDTFFECLPFNNKMRVHFHRFMHRVHDELKLLKNVADPLDIIAAKFAKEAKIICFDEFFVSDITDAMLLGGLFEKLFKLDVVLVATSNIVPDELYRNGLQRARFLPAIDLINQNCEVVNVDHGVDYRLRTLTQAEIYHSPLDEIADQNLLKYFTQLAVEPVERDTQVEIEHRMISCRAQCDGVALFDFSALCETARSQTDYMEISRIYHSVLLSNVKQMGQSNDDAARRFLALVDEFYERNVKLIISSAVSIEDLYSSGTLEFEFRRCRSRLQEMQSHEYLARPHIP, encoded by the coding sequence ATGTCTGCTAAAAAAACGCCCTTAGCTTGTTATCAAGCCGATCTCCAACGCGCTGACTTTCATCACGACCCAGCACAAGAAAATGCCATTAATCATTTACAAAGGTTATATGATGATTTAGTCGCTCAGGATCAAGTCTCATCGTCTAGCTTTTTTAGCAAACTTAAAGCTAAATTTGTTAAGCCGCCACAGCAAGCGGTTAAAGGTTTGTATTTTTGGGGCGGTGTTGGTCGCGGTAAAACGTATTTAGTGGATACGTTTTTTGAGTGTTTGCCGTTTAACAATAAAATGCGTGTTCACTTTCATCGCTTTATGCATCGTGTGCATGACGAGCTAAAATTACTGAAAAATGTTGCCGATCCGCTGGATATTATTGCCGCTAAATTTGCTAAAGAAGCAAAAATCATTTGTTTTGATGAATTTTTTGTCTCAGACATAACGGATGCCATGTTATTAGGCGGTTTGTTTGAGAAGTTGTTTAAACTTGATGTGGTTCTAGTCGCTACGTCCAATATTGTGCCTGATGAATTGTATCGAAACGGTTTGCAGCGCGCCCGTTTTTTGCCTGCCATTGACTTGATTAATCAAAATTGTGAAGTCGTGAATGTTGATCATGGGGTTGATTACCGTTTAAGAACGCTAACCCAAGCAGAGATTTATCATTCACCGCTTGATGAGATCGCCGACCAAAATCTATTAAAATATTTTACTCAATTAGCTGTCGAGCCTGTGGAGCGAGATACTCAAGTTGAAATTGAGCATCGCATGATAAGTTGTCGAGCGCAGTGTGATGGTGTGGCGTTATTTGATTTCTCAGCCCTTTGTGAAACCGCACGTAGTCAAACTGATTACATGGAAATAAGCCGTATTTACCACAGTGTTTTACTTAGCAACGTAAAACAAATGGGACAAAGTAATGATGACGCGGCTAGGCGCTTTTTAGCGCTAGTTGATGAATTCTACGAGCGTAACGTTAAATTGATTATTTCATCAGCTGTATCAATAGAAGACCTATACAGTAGTGGTACATTAGAGTTTGAATTTAGACGTTGCCGTAGTCGGTTGCAGGAAATGCAATCGCATGAATATTTAGCGCGCCCCCATATCCCTTAA
- a CDS encoding YhcB family protein, with amino-acid sequence MTWITGVLIFAVGTLTGFFANRFLSLSSRQQQALQNELQQNQQEQDALKQELSNYLAGVEQSFKTLAEQAMQAAQTANTFGASVKASDSKGEDFIPYFGSDVSEGLKETKPVEQLSKTVQKSDETNAPLDYSAGNSGILVSEESK; translated from the coding sequence ATGACATGGATAACGGGTGTACTTATTTTTGCCGTTGGTACATTAACTGGTTTTTTCGCAAACCGTTTCCTATCACTGAGTAGTCGTCAACAACAAGCGCTACAAAATGAATTACAACAAAACCAACAAGAGCAAGATGCACTTAAGCAAGAATTAAGCAACTATTTGGCCGGCGTTGAGCAATCATTTAAAACGCTAGCAGAGCAAGCAATGCAAGCCGCTCAAACTGCCAATACGTTTGGGGCTAGCGTCAAAGCGTCAGATTCAAAAGGGGAAGACTTTATTCCCTACTTTGGTTCAGATGTTAGTGAAGGGCTCAAAGAAACAAAACCAGTTGAGCAGTTAAGTAAAACAGTACAAAAATCTGATGAAACCAACGCTCCGCTCGATTACTCAGCGGGCAACTCAGGTATTTTAGTATCAGAAGAGAGTAAATAA
- a CDS encoding DegQ family serine endoprotease encodes MSIFKFSKILVISACLAVAPMSNAAIPWFGQDEKQPSLAPMLEKTTPAVVDIMVQGTKAEKQQLPEPLRRFFGNQAPQRERPFRSVGSGVIIDADKGYVVTNHHVIDDADEIIVTLKDGREFEAKKLGSDPESDVALLKIEADDLTAVKIANSDKLRVGDFAIAIGNPFGIGQTVTSGIVSALGRSVFGMEKLENFIQTDAPINSGNSGGALVNFKGELIGINTAIIGPNGGSVGIGFAIPSNMMKNLVEQIIQFGEVKRGVLGISGRTIDAESAKEWGLDTPQGAFVEQVFPDTAAAEAGLKPGDVIVSINGKRNSTFNELRAKIATFGAGKSVTLGIVRDGKNIEVEVVLKESSATKVEAAAIHPQLEGAKLSNHEDGGITIDSIADGAPAQMIGLEQGDKIIGINRMRIDNIAELREMLDGKRGSFYLNIVRGDTPLYIFIR; translated from the coding sequence ATGTCGATTTTCAAATTTTCCAAAATATTAGTTATCTCGGCTTGTCTAGCCGTTGCCCCTATGAGTAACGCGGCAATTCCTTGGTTTGGTCAAGACGAAAAGCAACCTTCCTTAGCCCCAATGCTCGAAAAAACCACCCCTGCAGTGGTAGATATCATGGTACAAGGAACTAAAGCCGAAAAGCAGCAGTTACCTGAACCGTTACGACGCTTCTTTGGTAACCAGGCTCCGCAACGCGAAAGACCTTTCCGCTCGGTCGGTTCTGGCGTCATTATTGATGCAGATAAAGGCTATGTGGTTACCAACCACCATGTTATTGACGATGCTGATGAAATTATCGTGACGTTAAAAGATGGTCGCGAATTTGAAGCTAAGAAATTAGGCTCAGATCCGGAAAGCGATGTCGCATTGTTAAAAATAGAAGCTGATGATCTCACTGCGGTTAAAATAGCTAATTCAGACAAACTGCGGGTCGGTGATTTTGCCATCGCTATCGGCAACCCATTTGGTATCGGCCAAACTGTTACCTCAGGTATTGTTAGCGCGCTAGGGCGTAGCGTATTCGGTATGGAAAAACTAGAGAACTTCATTCAAACCGACGCGCCAATTAATAGCGGCAACTCAGGCGGTGCCTTAGTTAACTTTAAAGGCGAATTAATTGGTATCAACACTGCGATTATAGGCCCTAATGGCGGCAGTGTCGGCATTGGCTTTGCCATTCCTTCTAACATGATGAAAAACCTTGTTGAACAAATCATTCAATTTGGTGAGGTTAAGCGTGGCGTATTGGGTATATCCGGTCGTACCATAGATGCTGAATCAGCTAAAGAGTGGGGCTTAGATACACCGCAAGGGGCTTTTGTTGAACAAGTTTTCCCTGATACTGCAGCAGCTGAAGCTGGACTAAAACCAGGTGATGTCATTGTATCAATCAATGGTAAACGCAACTCAACCTTTAACGAACTGAGAGCCAAAATCGCGACCTTTGGTGCTGGTAAATCAGTAACTTTGGGAATTGTGCGTGACGGTAAAAATATCGAAGTGGAAGTGGTATTAAAAGAATCATCAGCAACTAAAGTTGAAGCAGCAGCTATCCACCCACAATTAGAAGGGGCTAAACTAAGTAATCATGAAGATGGCGGCATCACGATAGACAGTATAGCTGATGGCGCACCAGCGCAAATGATCGGCTTAGAGCAAGGCGATAAAATCATCGGCATTAACCGGATGCGGATCGACAACATTGCTGAATTACGGGAAATGTTAGATGGTAAGCGCGGCTCATTTTATTTAAATATTGTACGTGGCGACACCCCACTGTATATTTTCATTAGATAA
- a CDS encoding trypsin-like peptidase domain-containing protein: protein MNIQKTFDHIKNTVTFIAKSLGIGFIIAALLFAFFPELKKNNALWQSFFAANEPDFRPVSYAMAVKRAAPAVVNIYTRTTQTTNRFIYNITREVQGLGSGVIASEKGFILTAAHVVKDADLIGVALQDGRIFEAQLIGTDPANDLAVLYVEANNLPVIPINKNRAIQTGDVVLAIGNPYNLGLTITQGIIGATGRSGLMSNKAINLDHSDFIQMDAAINDGNSGGALVNSLGELVGINSAKLAPLNQQTTSQGIFFAVNAHSALKIMDRIIENGRVVRGYLGISGSAYGLPSELKQSEEAFAILVNEVESDSPAAQAGLQPGDLIFELAGAPIVEPNDVLEWLDNTKPGTQVKIRLIRKNIILEKTVIMGEDPITRRLRD, encoded by the coding sequence ATGAATATACAAAAAACCTTTGACCATATTAAAAATACCGTCACCTTTATCGCTAAATCGTTAGGTATTGGTTTCATTATCGCCGCTCTTTTGTTTGCTTTTTTTCCAGAACTCAAAAAGAACAATGCATTATGGCAAAGTTTTTTTGCAGCCAACGAACCCGATTTTCGCCCCGTGAGCTATGCCATGGCAGTCAAACGAGCAGCACCGGCTGTAGTCAATATTTATACCCGTACCACGCAAACCACCAATCGCTTCATCTATAACATTACACGCGAAGTACAGGGATTAGGCTCTGGGGTTATAGCGTCTGAAAAAGGATTTATCTTAACCGCTGCTCACGTTGTTAAAGATGCTGATTTAATCGGCGTAGCGTTACAAGACGGGCGTATTTTTGAAGCGCAGCTGATAGGAACCGATCCCGCCAACGACTTAGCTGTGCTGTATGTAGAAGCGAATAATCTGCCTGTCATTCCAATAAATAAAAACCGAGCTATTCAAACAGGCGATGTCGTACTAGCAATAGGTAACCCATACAACCTTGGTTTAACCATTACCCAAGGTATTATTGGCGCAACCGGTCGCTCAGGTCTTATGTCTAACAAAGCCATCAACCTTGATCATTCAGATTTTATTCAAATGGATGCGGCAATTAATGATGGTAACTCAGGCGGTGCCTTAGTTAACTCTCTTGGTGAGTTAGTTGGCATAAACTCAGCAAAGCTCGCACCACTCAACCAGCAAACAACCTCTCAAGGGATCTTTTTTGCGGTAAACGCTCACTCAGCATTAAAGATTATGGATAGAATAATTGAGAACGGTCGTGTAGTGCGCGGTTATTTAGGTATTTCTGGTAGCGCTTATGGTCTACCTTCGGAGCTTAAACAATCAGAAGAGGCGTTTGCTATTTTAGTCAACGAAGTCGAGAGCGATAGCCCCGCCGCACAAGCAGGCTTACAACCAGGTGATTTGATTTTTGAGTTAGCTGGTGCACCGATTGTCGAACCAAATGATGTGTTAGAGTGGTTAGATAACACCAAACCTGGAACACAAGTTAAAATTCGATTAATACGTAAAAATATCATCCTAGAAAAAACCGTCATCATGGGCGAAGACCCAATAACACGCCGCTTGCGAGACTAG
- the murA gene encoding UDP-N-acetylglucosamine 1-carboxyvinyltransferase: MDKLQIEGGASLSGDVRISGAKNAALPILFSSILVADKVTFTNVPQLRDINTTLKLLAELGISNQCDNDSVQLDASSLTSSIAPYELVKTMRASILALGPLLARMGEAQVSLPGGCAIGARPVNLHIHGLQQMGAEVVVEQGYIKAKVDGRLKGARILFDTVTVTGTENLLMAATLAEGTTVLENAAREPEIVDLAECLIKMGAKIQGAGTDKITIEGVQSLQSMQHSILPDRIETGTFLVAAAVAGGKIRCTHTRPEMLDAVLIKLKEAGALIETTQDSISLDMTGRELKAVNIKTAPHPAFPTDMQAQFTTLNCVANGSAKVTETIFENRFMHVPELHRMGANIELEGNTAICHGVEQLSAAQVMATDLRASACLVIAGLVAEGTTVVDRIYHLDRGYENLEQKFAGLGAKVTRVS, translated from the coding sequence ATGGATAAATTGCAGATTGAAGGTGGTGCATCGTTATCGGGCGATGTACGCATCTCCGGCGCTAAAAATGCCGCTCTTCCTATTCTTTTTTCAAGTATCTTGGTTGCTGATAAAGTCACTTTTACTAATGTGCCGCAACTAAGAGATATCAATACAACGCTTAAATTACTTGCCGAGCTGGGTATAAGCAATCAATGTGATAACGATAGCGTGCAACTTGATGCGTCTAGCTTGACATCGAGTATTGCTCCTTATGAGTTAGTTAAAACCATGCGCGCTTCTATTTTGGCGCTTGGTCCTTTGCTTGCGCGAATGGGCGAAGCTCAAGTGTCTTTGCCCGGTGGCTGTGCAATAGGTGCGAGACCGGTCAATTTACACATCCATGGCTTACAGCAAATGGGTGCCGAAGTGGTTGTTGAGCAAGGTTACATTAAAGCGAAAGTGGACGGCCGCTTAAAAGGTGCACGCATTTTATTTGATACAGTGACAGTGACCGGCACTGAAAACCTATTAATGGCGGCGACTTTGGCTGAAGGTACAACCGTACTTGAAAACGCCGCTCGTGAACCTGAAATTGTCGATTTAGCTGAATGCCTAATTAAAATGGGGGCTAAGATCCAAGGCGCTGGTACGGATAAAATCACGATTGAAGGCGTGCAGTCATTGCAAAGTATGCAGCACTCTATTTTGCCGGATCGCATAGAAACTGGGACATTTTTAGTCGCGGCAGCCGTTGCAGGTGGTAAAATTCGCTGTACTCATACCCGCCCAGAAATGCTAGATGCTGTGCTTATTAAGCTCAAAGAAGCAGGTGCGTTAATCGAAACGACGCAAGATAGTATTAGTTTGGATATGACAGGTCGTGAATTAAAAGCCGTTAATATTAAAACGGCTCCTCATCCAGCCTTTCCTACGGATATGCAAGCGCAGTTTACCACATTAAATTGTGTTGCTAACGGTTCTGCAAAAGTAACAGAAACCATATTTGAAAATCGTTTTATGCATGTGCCTGAGTTGCATCGGATGGGGGCTAATATTGAGCTCGAAGGGAATACCGCGATTTGTCACGGTGTTGAGCAATTGTCAGCGGCGCAAGTGATGGCTACTGATTTACGGGCTTCGGCTTGTTTAGTGATAGCAGGCTTAGTCGCAGAAGGGACGACAGTGGTTGATCGCATTTATCATTTAGACCGAGGCTACGAAAACTTAGAGCAAAAATTTGCAGGCTTGGGGGCTAAGGTCACGCGGGTCAGTTAA
- a CDS encoding BolA family protein has product MDLEQIKQLLNDSLDLSDIQVKAEGSHLEIVAVSESFAGQRSLKRQQAIYAPLMDMIADGTIHAVAIKAFTEEEYRKHKLLNF; this is encoded by the coding sequence ATGGATCTTGAACAGATTAAACAACTTCTTAACGATTCGTTAGACCTCAGCGATATTCAAGTTAAAGCTGAAGGCTCTCACCTTGAGATTGTAGCCGTTTCGGAATCATTTGCAGGTCAACGCTCATTAAAGCGTCAGCAGGCGATATATGCCCCATTAATGGATATGATCGCTGATGGCACTATTCATGCTGTTGCCATTAAAGCCTTCACCGAAGAAGAATATCGTAAGCATAAGCTTTTAAATTTCTAG
- a CDS encoding MlaC/ttg2D family ABC transporter substrate-binding protein produces the protein MNLVKIKKYVALTFVFVCIGISSMAQAAMEADPYILLKNVAQSAFNRFDKELDTIKQNPDHLKVIVSEELLPHIDYTYASYKVLGNKHFRKLSTEQKREFVQVFKDYMVTVYAQVFSTYRQTQSVAVEPSKDFSNLNIVVVKSKIIEPGRPDIDLYFKFRKREDKNTGAISWRAYDMDAEGISVLDTKRKEINEAIKRSGIKAVIADLKSKAEKPLVLKQQDTQ, from the coding sequence ATGAACTTAGTTAAAATTAAAAAGTACGTTGCACTAACATTTGTTTTTGTATGTATTGGTATTTCGTCTATGGCACAAGCTGCCATGGAAGCAGACCCTTATATTTTATTAAAAAATGTGGCGCAAAGTGCATTTAATCGATTTGATAAAGAATTAGATACGATTAAGCAAAATCCTGATCATTTAAAAGTGATTGTTAGTGAAGAGCTATTACCGCATATTGATTACACCTATGCGTCATATAAGGTATTAGGCAATAAACACTTCCGAAAACTGTCGACGGAACAAAAAAGAGAATTTGTTCAAGTATTTAAAGACTACATGGTAACCGTTTACGCTCAGGTATTTTCAACCTATCGTCAAACACAAAGTGTCGCGGTTGAACCAAGCAAAGACTTTTCTAATCTTAATATTGTGGTAGTTAAGAGTAAAATCATAGAACCGGGCCGCCCAGATATCGATTTGTATTTTAAATTTCGTAAGCGAGAAGATAAAAATACTGGTGCAATCAGTTGGCGCGCATACGACATGGATGCCGAAGGTATTTCAGTGTTAGATACCAAACGAAAAGAAATTAATGAGGCGATTAAGCGTTCGGGTATTAAGGCTGTTATAGCCGATCTAAAAAGCAAAGCCGAAAAACCTCTCGTGTTAAAGCAGCAGGATACGCAATAG